From Fusobacterium perfoetens, the proteins below share one genomic window:
- the mglA gene encoding galactose/methyl galactoside ABC transporter ATP-binding protein MglA: MENVKYLLEMENISKEFPGVKALDGVTLKVRPSSVHALMGENGAGKSTLMKCLFGIYSKDGGKISLDSKEINFVSAKDALENGVSMVHQELNQVTQRNVLDNIWLGRFPMKGLFVDEKKMYEDTVKIFKDLDIEVDPRMKVADLSVSQRQMIEIAKAVSYNSKIIVMDEPTSSLTENEVEHLFRIINKLRDQGCGIIYISHKMEEIKKISDDITIMRDGKWVATESVAKLTTDQIINMMVGRDLTNRFPPKINTVKEPILKVEHLTALHQPSVNDACFELHKGEILGVAGLVGSKRTDIVETIFGVREKASGTIILNGKEVKNRTPKEAIKNGFALVTEERRATGIFGMLDIKVNSIISNLDAYKNKMMGLLDNKKMCGDTKWVIESMRVKTPSQETQIGTLSGGNQQKVILGRCLLTEPDVLMLDEPTRGIDVGAKYEIYQLMIDLANKDKGIIMVSSEMPELLGITDRILVMSNGRVAGIVNTKDTTQEEILTLSAKYL, from the coding sequence ATGGAGAACGTAAAATATTTATTAGAAATGGAAAATATTTCTAAAGAGTTCCCTGGGGTAAAAGCCTTAGACGGAGTTACTCTGAAAGTTAGACCAAGTAGCGTTCACGCTCTTATGGGAGAAAATGGAGCTGGAAAATCAACTCTTATGAAATGCTTATTTGGAATCTATTCTAAAGATGGAGGAAAAATATCTTTAGATAGTAAAGAGATAAACTTTGTTTCTGCAAAAGATGCCCTAGAAAATGGAGTATCAATGGTTCACCAAGAATTAAACCAAGTTACTCAAAGAAACGTTTTAGATAATATTTGGCTAGGAAGATTCCCTATGAAAGGGTTATTTGTAGATGAGAAAAAAATGTATGAAGATACAGTAAAAATCTTCAAAGATTTGGATATAGAAGTTGACCCTAGAATGAAAGTAGCAGATCTTTCTGTATCACAAAGACAAATGATAGAGATAGCAAAAGCTGTTTCGTATAACTCAAAAATAATAGTAATGGACGAACCTACTTCTTCTTTAACAGAAAACGAAGTAGAACATTTATTTAGAATTATAAATAAATTAAGAGATCAAGGATGCGGAATAATTTATATCTCTCACAAAATGGAAGAAATTAAAAAAATATCTGATGATATTACAATAATGAGAGATGGTAAATGGGTTGCAACTGAGTCAGTAGCAAAATTAACAACAGATCAAATTATCAACATGATGGTTGGAAGAGATTTAACTAATCGTTTCCCACCAAAAATAAATACGGTTAAAGAGCCAATCTTGAAAGTAGAACATCTAACTGCTTTACACCAACCATCAGTAAATGACGCTTGTTTTGAACTACACAAAGGAGAAATCCTTGGAGTAGCAGGACTTGTTGGATCAAAAAGAACAGATATAGTAGAAACTATCTTTGGAGTAAGAGAAAAAGCTAGTGGAACTATTATATTAAATGGAAAGGAAGTAAAAAATAGAACTCCAAAAGAAGCTATTAAAAATGGTTTTGCATTAGTTACGGAAGAACGTAGAGCCACAGGAATATTTGGAATGCTTGACATAAAAGTAAACTCAATTATTTCTAACTTAGATGCTTATAAAAATAAAATGATGGGACTTTTAGATAACAAAAAAATGTGTGGTGATACAAAATGGGTTATCGAAAGTATGAGAGTTAAAACTCCATCACAAGAAACACAAATAGGAACTCTTTCAGGAGGAAACCAACAAAAAGTTATTTTAGGAAGATGTCTTCTTACTGAGCCAGATGTATTGATGCTTGACGAGCCAACAAGAGGTATTGACGTTGGAGCTAAATATGAAATCTATCAACTTATGATAGACTTGGCTAATAAAGATAAAGGAATAATAATGGTTTCATCAGAAATGCCAGAACTTTTAGGTATAACTGATAGAATATTAGTAATGAGTAACGGAAGAGTAGCTGGAATAGTTAATACTAAAGATACAACTCAAGAAGAAATTTTAACACTTTCAGCAAAATATTTATAA
- the mglB gene encoding galactose/glucose ABC transporter substrate-binding protein MglB, giving the protein MKKTGLLLGAIVLAAGLVGCGGDKKAEKAEAPKLRVGLTAYKYDDNFIALFRKVVSEEAGKVADKVDLQMNDSQNSQTTQNEQIDVMLSKGVDALAINLVDPAAAEVVVGKIKPADVPVVFYNRRPSDAVMNSYEKAYYVGIDPNAQGIAQGELVAKLWKENPALDLNKDGVIQYVMLKGEPGHPDAEARTIYSIKTLNEMGFKTEELHLDTAMWDTAQAKDKMDAWLSGPNGNKIEVVICNNDGMALGAIESQKAFGKTLPVFGVDALPEALVKIEAGEMAGTVLNDAKGQGKGTFDIAVNLAAGKDPVEGTGLTLENRVLLVPSIGIDKANVAEYK; this is encoded by the coding sequence ATGAAAAAAACAGGATTATTATTAGGAGCTATAGTTTTAGCAGCAGGATTAGTAGGGTGTGGAGGAGACAAAAAAGCTGAAAAAGCAGAAGCACCTAAATTAAGAGTTGGATTAACAGCTTATAAATATGATGACAACTTCATCGCATTATTTAGAAAAGTTGTATCTGAAGAAGCTGGAAAGGTTGCTGACAAAGTTGATCTACAAATGAATGACTCTCAAAACAGCCAAACTACTCAAAACGAACAAATAGACGTTATGTTATCAAAAGGTGTAGACGCATTAGCAATAAACTTAGTTGACCCAGCAGCAGCAGAAGTTGTTGTAGGAAAAATCAAACCAGCTGACGTACCAGTAGTATTCTATAACAGAAGACCTTCAGACGCAGTTATGAACTCTTATGAAAAAGCTTACTATGTAGGAATTGACCCTAACGCTCAAGGAATCGCTCAAGGTGAATTAGTAGCTAAATTATGGAAAGAAAATCCAGCTCTTGACTTAAACAAAGACGGAGTTATCCAATATGTAATGCTTAAAGGAGAACCAGGACATCCAGACGCAGAAGCAAGAACAATTTATTCTATAAAAACTCTTAACGAAATGGGATTCAAAACTGAAGAATTACACTTAGATACAGCTATGTGGGATACAGCTCAAGCAAAAGATAAAATGGACGCTTGGTTATCAGGACCTAACGGAAACAAAATAGAAGTTGTAATTTGTAACAACGACGGAATGGCTTTAGGAGCTATCGAATCTCAAAAAGCATTTGGTAAAACTTTACCAGTATTTGGTGTAGACGCATTACCAGAAGCATTAGTTAAAATAGAAGCTGGAGAAATGGCTGGAACAGTTTTAAACGATGCTAAAGGACAAGGAAAAGGAACATTTGATATCGCAGTTAACTTAGCAGCAGGAAAAGATCCAGTAGAAGGAACAGGATTAACTCTTGAAAACAGAGTATTACTAGTACCAAGTATCGGAATCGACAAAGCAAACGTTGCTGAATACAAATAA